A stretch of Dromaius novaehollandiae isolate bDroNov1 chromosome 8, bDroNov1.hap1, whole genome shotgun sequence DNA encodes these proteins:
- the LOC112985533 gene encoding uncharacterized protein LOC112985533, protein MEGTRRALLRLAAACCLLCALPGEGQKTAETLVTPSPFLSTMPTSHQPSEAADLNPETTSSPETSLEKNMTATTTNGTGAHTTEKDASTSTTPVAGNEAEGLQASPTASSGDVVVTHHEHRNVSLSVNSSTEIPSPSPAASSREENPPGNEGTEPLSTAEEVDAGSATPTPPPNSVPATTNSLQLGPSDSQTVGSTMTRSGTTPGMSPGSATEEGTMEPQTASAPFSTKGSMSSATASSAVTVTPVVTTSTPTSTAAVTTNASALEQPVPPMHEKASVLDVGDDENPELPSSPLDETTRADPLVIAVISVFIVMVGILGLVGFLRYRQHNSRMEFRRLQDLPMDDMMEDTPLSLYSY, encoded by the exons ATGGAGGGGACGCGGCGCGCCCTGctccgcctcgccgccgcctgctgcctgctctgcgcCCTGCCAG GAGAGGGGCAGAAGACAGCAGAAACTTTGGTGACACCGTCACCTTTTCTCAGCACGATGCCAACCTCACACCAGCCCAGCGAAGCTGCTGACCTCAATCCAGAGACTACCAGCAGTCCTGAGACAAGCTTGGAGAAAAACATGACTGCTACAACGACCAATGGCACTGGAGCCCACACTACGGAGAAGGATGCCTCCACCTCCACCACCCCCGTGGCAGGCAATGAGGCAGAGGGACTGCAGGCTTCCCCCACCGCCAGCTCTGGGGACGTCGTGGTTACACACCATGAGCACCGCAACGTGAGCCTGTCAGTTAACAGCAGCACTGAaatcccctccccttccccggcTGCCAGCAGTCGGGAAGAAAATCCACCTGGCAACGAAGGCACGGAGCCCTTGAGCACAGCGGAGGAAGTGGATGCAGGCAGTGCAACCCCAACGCCGCCGCCGAACAGTGTGCCAG CAACAACCAACAGCTTGCAGTTGGGGCCATCTGACAGCCAGACTGTGGGATCTACAATGACGAGATCTGGGACCACACCAGGGATGAGCCCTGGGAGTGCCACAGAGGAGGGCACCATGGAGCCACAAACTGCCTCTGCCCCCTTCTCCACCAAAGGGAGCATGTCCTCTGCTACTGCCTCCAGTGCTGTGACAGTGACCCCCGTTGTGACCACCTCCACCCCTACCAGCACAGCTGCTGTTACCACCAACGCATCTGCACTAGAGCAGCCAGTACCACCCATGCATGAGAAAGCTTCTGTGTTGGATGTTGGTGATGATGAAAATCCAG AGCTGCCCAGctctcctttggatgagacaacaAGGGCTGATCCTTTGGTAATCGCAGTGATCTCTGTCTTCATTGTCATGGTGGGCATCCTAGGCCTGGTGGGCTTCTTGAGATACCGCCAGCATAACAGCCGCATGGAGTTTCGGCGCTTGCAGGACCTGCCTATG